One window from the genome of Saccharicrinis carchari encodes:
- a CDS encoding TrkH family potassium uptake protein: protein MKFKALKYLGFFFSSMAMCLIVFDFGFSQKLDLLLAINTAYPILLGGIIVGVPIKYIVNFKNYQKVRIWLIEITLWLFYVGVMVVVPFGSLVSDSFSTWANPKIILFFAFALSFVREASELKLNWRYQRTNPAIIFVLSFALLILVGSLLLMLPKATHSDISFTNALFTSTSAVCVTGLTVVDTGSYFTVFGQVIILILMQLGGLGIMTFTSFFAYFFLGGSSYQNLLLLGDFTNENKISKVLSTLKKILVFTLLAEGVGVVLIYLHVKDMTLPGDTNTIFFSLFHAVSAFCNAGFSTLSNSFFEIGFRFNYSLHFVIALLFIVGGLGFPVIINLYAWCRYYIGNGLQRFYKRKGVFYRANVLTLNSKLVLYTTFGLLLVGTLIFWALEYNNTLAQHRGFGKLLTAFFAAATPRTAGFTTIDTAMMGVPAMMFVVFFMWIGASPASTGGGIKTSTFALAFLNAISLAKGKSKVELNKREIQDSSLRRSFAFVFLSLFFIGLVILLITVVEPDKKAHDLIFEVFSAFSTVGLSRGITGDLSIWGKYLIISTMFIGRIGALTFLTSLLKKIKQKNNEYPTEGVLIN from the coding sequence ATGAAATTTAAAGCGCTAAAATACCTAGGCTTCTTTTTTAGCAGCATGGCCATGTGCTTAATTGTCTTTGATTTTGGGTTTAGTCAAAAATTGGATTTGCTACTTGCTATCAATACAGCTTATCCTATTTTATTGGGTGGCATTATAGTTGGTGTACCGATAAAGTATATCGTTAATTTTAAAAATTATCAGAAAGTAAGAATATGGCTTATTGAAATCACCTTGTGGCTTTTTTATGTGGGGGTAATGGTTGTTGTTCCTTTTGGCTCCTTGGTAAGCGATTCGTTTAGTACTTGGGCGAATCCTAAAATAATACTCTTTTTTGCGTTTGCCTTAAGTTTTGTGCGCGAAGCATCTGAGTTAAAATTGAATTGGCGGTATCAACGCACTAATCCGGCAATAATTTTTGTGTTAAGTTTTGCCTTGCTCATTTTGGTGGGCAGCTTGCTCCTTATGCTACCCAAGGCCACCCATAGCGACATCAGCTTTACAAATGCCTTATTTACATCTACTAGTGCTGTTTGTGTTACCGGCTTGACTGTGGTAGATACGGGCAGCTATTTTACTGTGTTTGGTCAAGTTATTATTCTGATTTTGATGCAGTTGGGTGGTTTGGGTATTATGACCTTTACCAGTTTTTTTGCTTACTTCTTTTTAGGTGGCTCTTCGTACCAAAACCTTTTATTGTTGGGTGACTTTACCAACGAAAATAAAATATCCAAAGTTCTATCCACCTTAAAAAAAATACTTGTATTTACCCTATTGGCCGAAGGTGTTGGTGTTGTGCTTATCTACTTGCATGTGAAGGATATGACCCTCCCGGGCGATACAAACACTATTTTCTTTTCTCTTTTTCATGCTGTTTCGGCATTTTGCAATGCCGGGTTCTCCACGCTTTCCAATAGCTTTTTTGAGATAGGGTTTCGCTTTAATTATAGCCTTCACTTTGTAATTGCTTTACTGTTTATTGTGGGTGGACTGGGGTTTCCTGTTATTATTAATCTGTACGCCTGGTGCAGGTATTACATCGGAAATGGCTTGCAACGATTCTATAAACGGAAAGGCGTTTTTTATCGAGCCAATGTGCTTACCTTAAATAGTAAGTTGGTTTTATATACTACATTTGGTTTGCTACTGGTGGGTACACTAATTTTCTGGGCTTTGGAGTATAATAATACCCTGGCACAGCATCGCGGCTTTGGTAAGTTGCTGACCGCTTTTTTTGCCGCAGCAACACCTCGAACTGCGGGCTTTACCACCATAGATACCGCTATGATGGGTGTTCCGGCCATGATGTTTGTTGTGTTTTTTATGTGGATTGGTGCTTCCCCGGCTTCTACCGGTGGAGGTATTAAAACAAGTACTTTTGCGTTGGCCTTTTTAAATGCTATTAGTTTGGCCAAGGGCAAGAGTAAGGTGGAACTGAACAAGCGCGAAATACAGGACAGTTCGCTTAGGCGTTCCTTCGCTTTTGTTTTTCTATCCCTGTTTTTTATCGGCTTGGTTATTTTACTAATCACTGTAGTTGAGCCGGATAAAAAAGCACATGATTTAATTTTTGAAGTTTTTTCGGCTTTTAGCACTGTAGGGTTGAGCAGGGGAATAACAGGCGATTTATCCATCTGGGGCAAGTATTTAATTATTAGTACCATGTTTATAGGTAGGATAGGGGCACTCACTTTTTTGACTTCACTGCTCAAGAAAATAAAACAAAAGAATAACGAATACCCTACCGAGGGTGTTTTAATCAACTAA
- a CDS encoding ATP-binding protein → MVRDVIKIDEELCNGCGECIPGCHEGALQIIDGKARLISDLMCDGLGACLGHCPMGAMEIERREAEPYNETKVMEIMVTKGINTVIAHLKHLRDHNEMGFVKEAMTYLKNNTDKYNFDIQEVINAMHGKNNPQATGHNGGSCPGSQSKEIKRPTFSMAGAATTAPQNSELRQWPTQMHLINPGAGFFKDADMVLAADCAPFAMGNFHQKFLKNKVLANACPKLDDGMDSYLKKLVSLIDDARINSLTVVMMEVPCCGGLMALAQQALQLASRKVPLKRAIISIEGEVLSEEWV, encoded by the coding sequence ATGGTAAGAGACGTTATAAAAATAGATGAAGAGCTGTGCAACGGATGCGGAGAGTGCATTCCCGGATGCCATGAGGGCGCATTGCAAATAATAGACGGCAAAGCCCGCCTGATAAGCGACTTGATGTGCGACGGACTGGGCGCCTGCCTGGGACATTGCCCCATGGGAGCCATGGAAATAGAGCGTCGCGAAGCCGAGCCCTACAACGAAACAAAGGTGATGGAAATAATGGTAACCAAAGGCATAAACACCGTTATTGCCCACCTAAAGCATTTACGCGACCATAACGAAATGGGCTTTGTAAAAGAAGCAATGACTTATTTAAAAAACAACACAGATAAATATAATTTTGATATTCAAGAGGTAATAAACGCTATGCACGGAAAAAACAACCCACAAGCCACCGGCCACAATGGAGGTTCATGCCCGGGGTCGCAGAGTAAAGAGATTAAACGACCCACGTTTTCGATGGCCGGTGCCGCAACGACCGCGCCACAAAATTCCGAACTTAGACAATGGCCCACGCAAATGCATTTGATAAATCCCGGTGCCGGGTTTTTTAAAGATGCTGACATGGTGCTGGCTGCCGATTGCGCTCCGTTTGCCATGGGCAATTTCCATCAAAAATTTCTGAAAAATAAAGTTTTGGCCAACGCCTGTCCAAAACTGGATGATGGCATGGATTCCTACTTAAAAAAACTCGTATCGTTGATAGATGATGCCCGTATCAATTCATTAACGGTAGTTATGATGGAAGTACCCTGCTGTGGCGGCCTGATGGCCTTGGCACAACAAGCTTTACAATTGGCATCGCGCAAAGTACCCCTCAAAAGAGCCATTATATCCATTGAAGGCGAAGTATTAAGCGAAGAGTGGGTGTAG
- a CDS encoding immunoglobulin domain-containing protein has protein sequence MMKNLYRVLSIPYVMLVLFCFIQDGTAQIPTNQWNRSKINKYFSDRAKSLGVEQSSLKGADGKINSFDDQYCSDFGVIDITPDTWDPSTTTITWTIQTFVGAPEFHPDWADVVGTGNATVLKFYPDRVTPEYFGAPIWFEYIQRNSLGFIVDTKFDYTTVYLRPTAFDVSGNTEVCIGNSAMVTLSNSEAGVEYTLKRVSDDAPVGFTITGASGGGSINFPLTPLAVGATDYYVEAINPNNNSCSSIMNGTATVTVHPLPVPTAGNDGPVCEGGTINLSGGPAGITYAWTGPNGFTSNLQNPVLSNVSMADAGVYMLTVTDGNTCEQSTNTTVTINANPSITAGSNSPVCEGSAINLTSSPAGGSGTYTAFNWTGPNGFTASTQNPTVANATLAASGDYTVTVTDNLGCSSTLAATETVLVTER, from the coding sequence ATGATGAAAAACTTATACCGAGTATTGTCGATTCCCTATGTAATGCTTGTATTGTTCTGTTTTATTCAGGATGGTACAGCACAGATTCCGACAAATCAATGGAATAGATCAAAGATTAATAAATATTTTTCTGATAGGGCGAAATCTTTGGGAGTAGAACAATCAAGCCTTAAGGGAGCGGATGGAAAAATTAACAGTTTTGATGACCAATATTGTTCTGACTTTGGAGTAATAGATATTACACCAGATACTTGGGATCCGAGTACTACAACAATAACCTGGACTATCCAAACTTTTGTTGGTGCCCCCGAATTTCATCCGGATTGGGCGGATGTTGTTGGCACGGGCAACGCTACTGTTTTAAAGTTTTATCCGGATAGAGTTACACCGGAATATTTTGGTGCACCTATATGGTTTGAATATATACAAAGAAATAGCTTAGGTTTTATTGTAGATACTAAGTTTGATTATACTACGGTTTATCTTAGGCCAACAGCATTTGACGTTAGTGGTAATACGGAAGTATGTATAGGTAACTCAGCTATGGTTACTCTTAGTAATTCAGAAGCAGGTGTAGAGTACACTTTGAAAAGAGTTTCCGATGATGCCCCTGTTGGTTTTACCATAACGGGTGCATCCGGTGGTGGTTCAATTAATTTTCCGCTCACTCCTCTTGCTGTTGGAGCTACAGACTACTATGTAGAAGCAATAAACCCCAATAATAATTCTTGTTCATCAATAATGAATGGAACGGCAACGGTAACAGTTCATCCGCTGCCCGTACCTACAGCCGGTAACGACGGCCCAGTTTGTGAAGGCGGAACAATCAACCTATCGGGTGGCCCTGCCGGCATAACATACGCATGGACCGGTCCCAACGGTTTTACCAGCAATCTGCAAAATCCGGTGCTGAGCAATGTAAGCATGGCCGATGCCGGCGTTTACATGCTTACCGTCACCGACGGCAATACCTGTGAACAAAGCACAAACACTACGGTGACGATCAATGCCAACCCAAGCATAACAGCTGGCAGCAACAGCCCCGTATGCGAGGGTTCGGCCATAAACCTTACTTCAAGCCCTGCGGGCGGTTCAGGAACCTATACCGCTTTTAACTGGACGGGCCCTAATGGTTTTACCGCCAGCACACAGAATCCTACGGTGGCTAATGCTACCCTGGCGGCTTCGGGCGATTATACTGTAACGGTAACCGACAACCTGGGTTGTTCGAGTACCTTAGCAGCCACCGAAACGGTGCTTGTAACGGAGCGC
- a CDS encoding S-adenosylmethionine:tRNA ribosyltransferase-isomerase, with amino-acid sequence MNTQDIKIEHYTYLLPEHRIAKYPLKERSDSKLLIYNKGIREDKFCNIPSLLPSKSLLLFNNTKVIQARVLFKKETGAQIEVFCLEPVQPADISMAFEAKTKSVWKCIVGNSKKWKDGKLYKNIAHAGKTIRLAISRKQTLEDAQVIEFEWDNNEVSFGEVLEAIGKTPIPPYLKRESEQLDTLRYQTIYSNYKGSVAAPTAGLHFTKEILNQLYDRGIKTGNVTLHVGAGTFKPVKSKSIGEHEMHTEHFFVDMETLNLILEYKGNITSTGTTTVRTLESLYWLGVKLLEGNKDLFINQWDAYQLPKHYSLTEAIGKLKAYLIDNDYSTLESYTGILIAPGYEFKVVDRLITNFHQPNSTLLLLVAAFTKGEAWKKIYEYALNNDFRFLSYGDSSLLYKGQ; translated from the coding sequence ATGAACACGCAAGACATAAAAATAGAACACTACACCTACCTTCTACCTGAACATAGGATTGCTAAATACCCTTTAAAGGAAAGGTCTGACTCTAAGCTTTTGATTTACAACAAAGGTATCCGCGAAGATAAATTTTGTAATATACCCTCTTTGCTGCCTTCAAAAAGCCTTCTGCTTTTTAACAATACGAAAGTTATACAAGCGCGTGTGCTTTTTAAGAAAGAAACAGGAGCTCAGATTGAAGTTTTCTGTCTGGAGCCGGTACAACCTGCAGATATTTCCATGGCTTTTGAGGCAAAAACAAAATCTGTTTGGAAATGCATCGTCGGTAATTCAAAAAAATGGAAAGATGGTAAACTATATAAAAATATCGCACATGCCGGTAAAACGATACGCCTGGCCATAAGCAGAAAGCAGACACTGGAAGATGCACAAGTAATTGAATTTGAATGGGACAATAATGAAGTAAGCTTCGGCGAGGTATTGGAGGCCATAGGGAAAACCCCTATCCCACCCTATTTAAAGCGTGAATCAGAACAACTGGACACCTTACGCTACCAAACCATTTACTCCAATTATAAAGGTTCGGTAGCTGCTCCCACCGCCGGCTTGCATTTTACCAAAGAAATACTGAATCAGTTGTATGACAGAGGAATTAAAACCGGTAACGTAACTTTGCATGTTGGGGCCGGCACTTTTAAGCCTGTTAAGTCAAAATCGATTGGTGAGCACGAGATGCATACTGAACACTTTTTTGTGGATATGGAAACCCTTAATCTTATCCTCGAATACAAAGGAAATATCACCAGCACCGGAACAACCACCGTGCGCACCTTAGAGAGCCTGTATTGGTTGGGTGTAAAATTACTGGAAGGCAACAAGGATTTGTTTATTAATCAATGGGATGCCTATCAGTTACCCAAGCACTATTCATTAACGGAAGCTATTGGAAAATTGAAAGCGTATTTAATTGATAACGATTATTCAACATTAGAAAGTTATACGGGTATATTAATTGCACCCGGGTACGAATTTAAAGTGGTAGATAGGCTAATTACCAATTTCCATCAGCCAAACAGCACTTTATTGCTGTTAGTTGCAGCCTTTACAAAAGGTGAGGCATGGAAAAAGATATATGAATATGCCCTCAACAACGATTTTAGGTTTTTAAGCTATGGCGATAGTTCGCTTCTTTATAAAGGTCAATGA
- a CDS encoding potassium channel family protein, with protein sequence MNFLIIGLGNFGSSLAIRLTELGHEVIGVDSRMANVEALKNDITHTIRADCTDLHSAMELPISDADAVIMCIGENEGNSIMATAVLKQLNAKRIIGRIVSDTQATVLNAMGIEEIVHPEKDSADKLAKNLTTEGLIDSFELSDRYSIVKIDVPEQYEGKTLQELDLREKFNLTILTTMRKTYKRSLLGFKQSNLQVQGIAKADTVLHKDDIMVVFGEDKDIERFLK encoded by the coding sequence ATGAACTTTTTAATCATCGGATTAGGAAATTTCGGGTCGTCATTGGCCATACGCCTAACGGAGCTTGGGCATGAGGTTATCGGGGTAGATAGCCGTATGGCTAATGTAGAAGCGCTTAAAAACGACATTACCCATACCATTCGTGCCGACTGTACGGACTTGCACTCGGCTATGGAGCTCCCCATAAGCGATGCCGATGCTGTTATCATGTGCATTGGTGAAAATGAAGGTAATTCGATTATGGCAACTGCAGTACTTAAACAATTGAATGCTAAACGGATTATTGGAAGAATAGTTTCCGATACACAAGCCACCGTGTTAAATGCCATGGGGATTGAGGAAATCGTTCATCCCGAAAAGGATTCTGCCGATAAACTGGCCAAAAACCTAACGACGGAAGGCCTGATAGATTCCTTTGAATTGTCGGATAGGTACAGCATCGTTAAAATTGATGTGCCCGAACAATATGAAGGCAAAACCTTACAGGAGTTGGATTTGCGCGAAAAATTTAATCTCACCATTCTAACCACCATGAGGAAAACCTATAAGCGGAGCTTACTGGGTTTTAAACAATCGAACTTGCAAGTGCAAGGTATTGCCAAAGCTGATACCGTGCTGCACAAGGATGATATAATGGTGGTTTTTGGCGAGGATAAGGATATTGAGCGGTTTTTGAAATAG
- a CDS encoding Crp/Fnr family transcriptional regulator produces the protein MLTNYIILENCPVFIGLSLEEIKILFGQIHFQVKKYSDGQVVAHAGDNVEKLIVVLNGSVKGEMVDFSGKTIKIEDIEAPKPLAIAFMFGRCNKYPVNVVSNKQSELLLIPKESVLKLFTLNQTILLNYLNTISDRSQFLSNKIRFLSFQSVRGKIANYILQLTQRDDSQQLTLPLSQNQMAELFGVARPSVGRGMRELHNEGILHVKGKDIRILNMSALKRCLV, from the coding sequence ATGCTCACTAACTATATAATACTTGAAAACTGTCCTGTCTTCATCGGATTGTCACTGGAAGAAATAAAAATACTTTTTGGCCAGATTCATTTTCAGGTAAAAAAATACAGTGACGGTCAAGTGGTGGCTCATGCTGGAGATAATGTTGAAAAACTCATAGTTGTTTTAAATGGTAGTGTTAAAGGGGAGATGGTCGATTTTTCGGGTAAAACCATAAAAATTGAAGATATTGAGGCGCCCAAGCCTTTGGCTATTGCTTTTATGTTTGGTAGGTGTAATAAATACCCGGTAAACGTGGTTTCCAACAAGCAATCGGAATTACTTCTTATTCCTAAGGAATCGGTATTGAAGCTATTCACCCTGAACCAAACAATTCTGCTTAACTATCTGAACACAATATCTGATCGGTCGCAGTTTTTAAGTAATAAGATCAGGTTTCTGTCGTTTCAGTCTGTTCGTGGAAAGATAGCCAACTATATTTTGCAGCTTACACAAAGAGATGATTCGCAACAGCTTACCCTTCCTTTATCGCAAAACCAGATGGCAGAACTTTTTGGTGTAGCTCGTCCTTCGGTAGGTCGTGGTATGCGCGAGCTGCATAACGAAGGAATTTTACATGTTAAAGGTAAGGATATAAGGATATTGAATATGAGTGCATTAAAACGGTGCCTCGTATAA
- the hcp gene encoding hydroxylamine reductase codes for MNMFCYQCQEAAKGTGCTIKGVCGKTDEVAALQDVLLFVSKGLAHANTAAATKGLDSDKAYKYLIDALFITITNANFDGAKIEEKIREGIALRDELIANIEAKGVTVPTDEPSVKYAGKTKSDFLSIAPSIGVLSIENEDIRSLKELMIYGVKGMAAYAEHAMNLGYENKEVCAFIQKALVASTDNNLNVDELVALVLETGKNGVDVMALLDKANTETYGNPEITSVNLGVRNNPAILISGHDMKDMEELLKQTEGTGVDVYTHSEMLPANYYPAFKKYAHFVGNYGNAWWKQKEEFESFNGPVLFTTNCIVPPKESYIDRIYTTGTSGFEGCTHIPDRKNGQPKDFSIIIEHAKKCAAPTEIETGEIVGGFAHKQVMQLADKVVDAVKSGAIKKFVVMGGCDGRMSDRNYYTDFASELPNDTVIMTAGCAKYRYNKLQLGDIGGIPRVLDAGQCNDSYSLAVIALKLKEVFGLDDINDLPIVYNIAWYEQKAVIVLLALLSLGVKNINLGPTLPAFLSPNVTKVLVENFGIGGITDVKTDIERLILA; via the coding sequence ATGAACATGTTTTGTTATCAGTGTCAGGAAGCAGCCAAAGGAACGGGCTGCACCATTAAGGGAGTTTGCGGCAAAACCGATGAGGTAGCAGCACTGCAAGATGTATTGTTGTTTGTATCCAAGGGATTGGCTCATGCAAACACAGCGGCAGCCACCAAAGGATTGGATAGCGACAAAGCCTACAAATATTTGATCGACGCTTTGTTCATCACCATTACCAACGCCAATTTTGATGGGGCTAAGATAGAAGAAAAGATACGGGAAGGTATCGCACTTAGAGATGAGCTTATAGCCAACATAGAAGCCAAAGGTGTAACAGTTCCTACGGACGAACCCAGTGTTAAATACGCAGGTAAAACCAAAAGCGACTTTTTGTCGATAGCACCTTCTATCGGTGTTTTATCTATCGAAAACGAGGATATCCGCTCCTTAAAAGAACTCATGATATATGGCGTAAAAGGTATGGCTGCTTACGCCGAGCACGCCATGAACCTGGGTTATGAGAATAAAGAGGTTTGTGCATTTATTCAAAAAGCTTTGGTAGCCTCTACCGACAACAATTTAAATGTTGATGAATTGGTTGCACTGGTACTGGAAACCGGGAAAAACGGCGTTGATGTGATGGCACTGCTCGACAAGGCCAACACTGAAACCTACGGTAACCCGGAAATAACATCGGTGAACCTGGGCGTACGCAACAACCCGGCTATCCTTATTTCGGGTCACGACATGAAAGACATGGAAGAGCTATTAAAGCAAACCGAGGGCACCGGCGTGGATGTTTATACGCACAGCGAAATGTTACCGGCTAACTACTATCCTGCCTTTAAAAAGTATGCGCATTTTGTGGGTAACTACGGGAATGCCTGGTGGAAACAAAAAGAAGAGTTCGAGAGCTTTAACGGGCCTGTACTTTTTACCACCAATTGTATTGTACCACCAAAAGAGAGTTACATAGACCGCATATACACAACCGGCACCAGCGGATTTGAAGGATGCACGCACATTCCCGACCGTAAAAACGGACAGCCCAAAGACTTTAGCATTATAATAGAACATGCCAAAAAATGTGCTGCCCCAACAGAAATAGAAACCGGAGAAATTGTGGGCGGCTTTGCACACAAGCAAGTGATGCAACTGGCCGACAAAGTAGTAGATGCCGTAAAGAGTGGTGCCATTAAAAAGTTTGTGGTAATGGGTGGTTGCGACGGAAGAATGAGCGACCGCAATTATTATACTGATTTTGCAAGCGAACTGCCCAACGACACGGTTATTATGACGGCAGGATGTGCCAAGTACCGTTACAATAAACTTCAGTTGGGCGACATTGGTGGTATACCAAGGGTATTGGATGCAGGACAGTGCAACGATTCGTATTCACTGGCTGTAATAGCGCTTAAACTAAAAGAGGTGTTTGGCTTGGACGACATCAACGATCTCCCTATTGTATACAACATTGCCTGGTACGAGCAAAAAGCTGTAATTGTATTATTGGCTCTGCTTAGCCTGGGTGTTAAAAACATCAACCTGGGACCTACATTGCCCGCATTCCTATCACCTAACGTAACCAAGGTATTGGTTGAAAACTTTGGTATTGGTGGCATCACAGATGTAAAAACCGATATCGAACGATTAATTCTTGCCTAA
- a CDS encoding NigD1/NigD2 family lipoprotein — protein MKKLLLLFGVMALLTYTSCNDDDDHYSLNNFWLSSGTISKEVGSFYVTTDEGKKLWPSATNVNVSLLEDGMRVLVNYTILGDANLDSAYDYLVKINDVSQILTKPVFEFTAQTPDEVLDSIGNDAVTIVDTWFTGDYLNVEFEYGGGGSVHFINLVYDQENSETETGEIILELKHNKNMDRYNYKQWGIASFDVSGFKIEGKDEVDFLVRSKDKDGEYGYNKVLTYIFGSSETAALMKSNYQPNKKINFSWIK, from the coding sequence ATGAAGAAGTTATTATTATTGTTTGGAGTGATGGCTTTGCTGACTTACACATCGTGCAATGACGACGACGATCATTATTCCTTGAATAATTTTTGGCTGTCCTCGGGAACGATCAGCAAAGAGGTGGGTTCTTTTTATGTTACCACCGATGAAGGAAAAAAATTGTGGCCCTCGGCCACCAATGTTAATGTGAGTTTATTGGAAGATGGGATGCGTGTTTTGGTCAATTACACCATTTTAGGTGATGCCAACCTTGATTCGGCTTATGATTATCTGGTTAAAATAAACGATGTATCACAAATACTTACCAAACCGGTTTTTGAATTTACTGCACAAACTCCCGATGAGGTGCTGGATTCTATTGGCAACGATGCCGTAACAATAGTGGATACCTGGTTTACCGGAGACTATTTAAATGTAGAATTTGAGTATGGTGGTGGTGGATCTGTTCATTTTATTAACCTGGTGTACGATCAGGAAAATTCCGAAACCGAGACAGGCGAAATTATCCTGGAGTTGAAGCATAATAAAAATATGGATCGTTACAACTATAAACAGTGGGGTATAGCATCTTTTGATGTATCGGGTTTTAAAATTGAGGGTAAGGATGAGGTGGATTTTTTAGTACGCAGCAAAGATAAAGATGGCGAGTATGGTTACAACAAAGTGCTTACTTATATCTTTGGGTCGAGCGAGACGGCTGCTTTGATGAAAAGCAACTACCAACCCAATAAAAAGATTAATTTCAGTTGGATTAAATAA
- a CDS encoding Smr/MutS family protein, with protein MKISVGDKVRFLNEIGGGTVSRVEEGKLIYVLDDDGFEVPTLINEVVVVGKKVEEESDDSAVSLDASAQNTYQFEESDEAGEPKLLLAFARDEDLSGNVKLYLINDSNYFVFYTIGRMDKSVVNNAYHGLIEPNTKIHLDTLAINFVDGIEYVCQFLLYRQSKPYDLQQPVSHSFKLAGAKLLKESSYQSNDYLEDKALIIYLIKGVFEKKLEELSHAEINKALIQKEQQPNTLKQRKKDNKEMLEVDLHIHALLDDTRGMSNKEILEYQLAKFNEIMEANKNNKNKKIVFIHGKGNGVLKSEIIKTLKKKYTWHNYQDASFKEYGFGATMVII; from the coding sequence ATGAAAATTTCAGTTGGTGATAAGGTTAGGTTTCTGAACGAAATAGGTGGTGGAACGGTAAGTAGGGTGGAAGAAGGGAAGTTGATTTATGTGCTGGATGATGATGGGTTTGAGGTGCCAACCCTGATAAACGAAGTGGTGGTGGTTGGTAAAAAAGTAGAGGAAGAATCTGATGATTCTGCAGTAAGCCTCGACGCATCTGCACAAAACACATATCAATTCGAAGAAAGCGACGAGGCAGGTGAACCGAAACTGTTGCTGGCTTTCGCAAGGGATGAAGATTTAAGTGGGAATGTGAAACTTTATCTTATAAACGATTCCAATTACTTTGTTTTTTATACAATTGGAAGAATGGATAAGTCTGTGGTTAACAATGCGTACCATGGACTAATCGAGCCAAATACTAAAATACATTTGGATACGCTAGCCATAAATTTTGTGGATGGGATAGAATATGTATGTCAGTTTTTGTTGTATCGACAAAGCAAGCCATATGATCTTCAGCAGCCCGTTTCACACAGCTTTAAATTGGCCGGAGCCAAATTACTTAAAGAAAGTAGCTATCAATCCAACGATTATTTAGAGGATAAAGCCCTAATCATCTACCTAATAAAAGGGGTATTCGAAAAAAAGCTGGAAGAACTCTCCCATGCAGAAATTAACAAGGCCTTAATTCAGAAGGAGCAACAACCAAACACGCTAAAACAGCGTAAAAAAGACAACAAGGAAATGTTAGAAGTGGATTTACATATTCACGCACTCTTAGATGATACCAGGGGCATGTCGAACAAAGAAATACTGGAATACCAATTGGCTAAATTTAACGAAATAATGGAAGCCAATAAGAATAACAAAAATAAAAAAATTGTTTTTATCCATGGTAAAGGAAATGGAGTACTTAAATCGGAAATTATCAAAACTTTAAAGAAAAAGTATACCTGGCACAACTATCAGGATGCCTCGTTTAAAGAATATGGATTTGGGGCTACCATGGTTATTATTTAG